A window from Prosthecochloris marina encodes these proteins:
- a CDS encoding glycosyl hydrolase 108 family protein — protein MAEFQKAYLETIGDEGGFTLHNVSGDAGGDTFAGIAKNYHPEWSGWPLVHAGKGQTEECREQVRAFYKSKYWDAMRGDEIEHQAVAETIYNFGMNSSIKKSLMYSQYCLDCEPDGEIGPITLGAINKMSREEIELFVSQHVLMRIGHRLKRISQNRSQLKFIRGWLKRDLRMLDDFINVNQYFGIRQ, from the coding sequence ATGGCGGAATTTCAGAAAGCCTATCTCGAGACAATCGGTGACGAAGGAGGGTTTACGCTACACAACGTTAGCGGTGATGCAGGTGGAGACACCTTTGCCGGCATAGCGAAAAACTACCATCCGGAATGGTCGGGATGGCCCCTCGTCCATGCAGGGAAAGGGCAAACCGAAGAATGCAGGGAACAGGTCAGAGCGTTTTACAAATCGAAGTACTGGGACGCCATGCGGGGTGACGAAATCGAGCATCAGGCCGTGGCAGAAACCATCTACAATTTTGGCATGAATAGTAGCATAAAAAAAAGCCTCATGTATTCACAATACTGCCTGGACTGTGAGCCGGATGGTGAAATCGGTCCAATAACATTAGGAGCGATAAACAAGATGTCGAGAGAAGAAATAGAATTGTTCGTGAGCCAGCACGTACTGATGAGAATAGGACATCGGCTGAAAAGAATATCCCAAAACCGAAGCCAATTAAAATTCATACGAGGATGGTTGAAGCGTGATCTAAGAATGCTCGATGATTTTATCAACGTCAATCAATACTTTGGAATACGGCAATGA